From a region of the Balaenoptera acutorostrata chromosome 14, mBalAcu1.1, whole genome shotgun sequence genome:
- the LOC103000327 gene encoding LOW QUALITY PROTEIN: coiled-coil domain-containing protein 162-like (The sequence of the model RefSeq protein was modified relative to this genomic sequence to represent the inferred CDS: substituted 1 base at 1 genomic stop codon) codes for MFKTLPEKVAFRALKLTLQLIVPLHDIVAYLFSLAKLGNCPACFEFPLSPNPLRGDWGGTKGIGSELQELQKMIDSLQSPQDPTLLSQVPGLRREVMFLQFDAAVRYLIRRTFLAAGNAPAYQSVTDDMXHGLPPLSNSLMKSIFASQLSLPQPLDPQSLQAFVLFPWRAFLEDGGPFPVTISSPDTLEYKMQVG; via the exons ATGTTCAAAACTCTGCCTGAAaag GTAGCTTTTAGAGCCTTAAAGCTAACTCTACAGCTGATAGTCCCTCTCCATGACATTGTGGCCTACCTCTTCAGTTTGGCTAAACTTGGAAATTGTCCAGCATGTTTTGAATTTCCTCTAAGTCCTAACCCTCTGAGAGGCGACTGGGGAGGAACTAAGGGTATTG GGTCTGAGCTTCAAGAGCTGCAGAAAATGATTGACAGCCTCCAGAGCCCCCAAGACCCCACTCTgctgtcccaggtcccaggtcttCGAAGGGAGGTTATGTTTCTGCAGTTTGACGCTGCAGTGAGGTACCTCATCCG AAGAACATTTTTGGCAGCTGGAAATGCTCCTGCCTACCAGTCTGTCACAGATGACATGTAGCATGGGTTGCCGCCACTGAGCAACTCTCTCATGAAGAGCATTTTTGCTTCCCAGCTCAGCCTGCCACAGCCGCTGGATCCACAGAGCCTCCAG GCATTTGTGCTGTTCCCTTGGAGAGCATTTCTGGAAGATGGAGGACCGTTTCCAGTTACAATTAGCAGCCCAGATACCCTAGAATATAAGATGCAGGTAGGATAG